The DNA region CGATCGCTGCAATTGTTGCGTCCAGGTGGATTGATTGCTATTGATAATGTTTTATGGTCAGGACAAGTTGCTAACCCAGAAAATCAAGATGAAAGCACCCAAGCTATCCGGGCGCTCAACAAGAAGTTACATCATGACGAACGGGTAACGCTCTCCCTCGTCCCGATCGCTGATGGGCTTACTTTAGCCATCAAGCGACCTTAATACAGTTTGATACAAACCTACTATTATAGTTGTTTTCAATTTTTTTGAATACAATAGGGTAGCACATCTGTGCTACCCTATCGCGTGTTTTTCTTCTATTTACTTAGAAGTTGTAGCCAACTCCTAATAGTAGCCCTACATCAGTTTCATCTAGAAAAGCAGCATTTACACCACCTGTCACCGTAAATCGAGAACCAATAGGAAGGTCTACACCACCAGTTAGCAGTAATCCAATATCAGTATCGAGATTAGCTTCAATGGCAACACCAGCACCTATATAAGGAGATATAGCAAAGGTTCTATTGCCCACCGAACCTGCTGTGCGGGGAGAGAAATCCAAAGTCAAGGGAACCATAAATAGTGTATCATCCCCAAAGATCACTGATGGTCGCACTGATATATTGCGTGTCAGACCAATTTTGCTAATCGCTGCAAAGTTACCATCGCTCAGAGCTGTATCGCTGCCACTCAAACCAATGTTACCAGCAACTCCAATATAGCTAGGGCCACCAAGAGTAGTTCTACCTGGCCTTACCTGAGGCGTTGTAGCATTTGGGGTTCCTGTTCCTGGTTGATTTAACTGACTGATGTTAACATCAGGCGGAATCAGGACTTGATTAATTGCATGGATAACACCATTGCTAGCTTGGACATCTGCCTGGATAACTCTGGCATTATTCACCGAGACTTGATTATTAGCGCGATCAATTTGAATATTTACAGGGCTTTGTTCAGAGGTTTTCAATTCTCCAGTCGAGAGTTGACTAGAAGTTACTGCACCAGGAACGACATGGTATGACAAAATCTTGATCAATGCATCTCTATTTTCTGGTTGCTGTAACTGCTGTAAGGTAGCAGCAGGTAAAGCAGCAAATGCTTGATCGGTGGGAGCGAAGACTGTATAGGGGCCAGGCTGTTGAAGAATATCTGTTAAACCAGCTGTCTTTAATAAAGAAGTCAGAGTTGTCAAAGAAGTACTGGATGCAGCAAGAGAAACAATATCAGTACCAGTTTGAGTTGCACCCACAATATATTGACTAGCTGGAAGATTGCTAGCAATGGGTTGCACCCTTCCTTGTCTAGCCAAAGCTTGATATAAGAGTGCCGCAGCTTCAGCACGAGTTAGGGGCTGTTGCGGATTGAGTTGTTTTACATCTGGATAGTTAACAACAATATTAGATTGCGTTGCTGCTGTCACACTAGCAACAGCATAGTTCGGGATAGCTGAAGCGTCGTTGTAGTAGGTGCTGAGGTCAGTACTGCTTCCAGTGGTGCTACCGGTTAAACCCAAACCACTGGTTATAGCAACGATCGCCTGTACCTTCGGTATTTGTTCATTTGGTCTAAACTCATTACCAGGATAACCTGCCAAAAATCCAGTTTCGTAGGCATTCTGAATTGCAGAAGCTGCCCAATAGCCAGCAGGAACATCTCTAAATCCACCTGCGCTTAATTGCCGAATTCGATTTTGGTTAGGGAAAGCTTTTTGAATTAGGGCGGCAAACTCTGCACGAGTCACACCTTGATTCGGCCTGAAGCTGCCATCAGGAAAGCCACTAATTACGTTATTGTCAGCTAAAGCTTGAATGAAAGGACGCGCCCAATAATCTGAGGAAACATCAGACAAGTTTACTGATGAAGTAGGCGATGGTGTCGCAGGTGATTGTGTTTCAGGCGATGGTGTCGTAGATGGAACAGTAGTTTGAGACGAAGCTGGGGTAGAAATTACTATGGGAGTGATTGTAGCAGCTGTCATTCCCAAAACTACTAAAGCAACCCTTGCTGATGGCCGACGAAACGAACTAAACATGGAGACATCCTCTATTATCTAAATTTTCACCACACATAATACAAAATTCCTATTTGGTTTTTGAAAAACCGCACATAACACTAATAAGCATAAGTAGCAATATTATGCTATATGGAATGTTGCAAAAATAAAGATTCTTACATGCAACTAAGCGATTTTATAAATGATAAAATCGCAGCCAAGCACTAGAATAATTAGCTTTTAATAGCCATCTCTTTATATTTGCAGAAGATGGTTAATGCCGTCAAGCTACATGCATCATGATTAGCAACATCTAAAAAATAAAATTTGTTTTGACGATATATTGTATTATTAATCTTTGAGCGAAATTATACAACTAACTAATGGCTGGGTTCCGAGGAATAACTTTCACTCTTTAGATAGTTGTTTCTAATGGGAAATTTTCAAATACTAGACTGAAAATTAGCGATCGCAATCAAAAACTTTGGGCATGATTGCGCCAAGATTTTTGGCTAGGAATTATTTTTTTACAAAATCCAATTTTATAAAAAGCAATCCACGGATAAATTAGGATTTTTAAAGTGTCTAATATGTAACATGTTTACTCAGAACTCCTGTGGAGGTAGGATAATAAATCCGGTTTTACTCCACCATTCAATCTAGTATTTTCACATAAATGCAACGTATTCTTGCGTTTTAAGCTACTGGGCAGCATCATTATAAAAAGTTTTAGTTATACCCTTGCACTAGCAAATCTGCAATTGAGGTTAGTAATTAAGTTGGTGTACTGGTTTCAATACTTATCGGGTTTTGGAAACCCGGCTGCTAAGACTCATCCAGCGATCGCTTTCTCCAGCATCGGGGGTAAGGGCGATCGCCAAAATCGGAAAACCCTCTTTCCCCCCCGCCTCCTTTAAATCAACATCCCAGCAATACAAGCGGTAATAAAACCCGCTAACAATCCGCCAATCATTGACCTTACACCCATGCGAGCTAAATCATGCTGGCGATTAGGTGCTATTCCAGTAATGCCGCCAATAGTAATTCCAATTGAACCGATATTGGCAAAATTACATAAAGCGTAAGTCGCAATAATTACTGCACGTTGGGAAATTTTACCACTTTCAATTAGTGTCTTCAAATCCAAAAAAGCAATAAACTCATTCAGAATTGTTTTTGTACCCAATAAAGCCCCCACTTGCCGACAATCAGCCCAAGGAGTTTTAAGAATCATTAGCGCCAATGCAAACTCTAATCCCAAACCCCACGCCACTATGCGCCAACGCACCGCACGACGATTAACCGAGAAGGCGTAGGATATACCGATAAAAACTAAAATCCCCAACGCAGAAATAGCGCGTTCCATGTTTACTCCCGGAAATGTATGGCAAAGGCACTTGGACACAAAGCATACACAAAAATCCGCGTGTTTTTATGGGTTTGTAGTCAATTACTAGGGTTTTGATGTTGTAAATAAGGACTTAGCGATCGCACTTCAAATTATTGTAGAAAAACATGGCGGTATTCTGGAGGTCAACATACAAATCGTAAGAACCTTGATAATTGGCATCTCCACATGGCGCATTGATTAAGTTGCCAACAAAGTGAAAGTGTTCAAAACCAGACAGTGGATGCTGGCGCACCAAAGCAGCAAGGCGTTCAGCATCAGACGGAGCAAAAGTAGCATTGAAAAATTGCGGATCTGTTTGATTATGATTGTTTTCTTCACTCATAAGTAGCCAACCTTAATTCAATTAGGCTTTGCCTAGTACTACAAGATATCATGTTATCCACTAGAATCACACCTTATTAGACTTCTGTCATCATTGTAGAACGAGACAGTTTTTATATTAGGTTAAACCATAATTTATGTTTTACAATCCCATAACCGTGCGATAATGAGCCTCGATTTGCGCGACGGTTTCAGACTTACGCTT from Nostoc commune NIES-4072 includes:
- a CDS encoding fasciclin domain-containing protein, whose translation is MFSSFRRPSARVALVVLGMTAATITPIVISTPASSQTTVPSTTPSPETQSPATPSPTSSVNLSDVSSDYWARPFIQALADNNVISGFPDGSFRPNQGVTRAEFAALIQKAFPNQNRIRQLSAGGFRDVPAGYWAASAIQNAYETGFLAGYPGNEFRPNEQIPKVQAIVAITSGLGLTGSTTGSSTDLSTYYNDASAIPNYAVASVTAATQSNIVVNYPDVKQLNPQQPLTRAEAAALLYQALARQGRVQPIASNLPASQYIVGATQTGTDIVSLAASSTSLTTLTSLLKTAGLTDILQQPGPYTVFAPTDQAFAALPAATLQQLQQPENRDALIKILSYHVVPGAVTSSQLSTGELKTSEQSPVNIQIDRANNQVSVNNARVIQADVQASNGVIHAINQVLIPPDVNISQLNQPGTGTPNATTPQVRPGRTTLGGPSYIGVAGNIGLSGSDTALSDGNFAAISKIGLTRNISVRPSVIFGDDTLFMVPLTLDFSPRTAGSVGNRTFAISPYIGAGVAIEANLDTDIGLLLTGGVDLPIGSRFTVTGGVNAAFLDETDVGLLLGVGYNF
- a CDS encoding nucleoside transporter C-terminal domain-containing protein encodes the protein MERAISALGILVFIGISYAFSVNRRAVRWRIVAWGLGLEFALALMILKTPWADCRQVGALLGTKTILNEFIAFLDLKTLIESGKISQRAVIIATYALCNFANIGSIGITIGGITGIAPNRQHDLARMGVRSMIGGLLAGFITACIAGMLI